In Juglans microcarpa x Juglans regia isolate MS1-56 chromosome 7D, Jm3101_v1.0, whole genome shotgun sequence, the following are encoded in one genomic region:
- the LOC121238586 gene encoding plasmodesmata-located protein 8-like produces MLRRLQLYSTRQTVLALKLSSLFFLLFCLSSHGYPINVFIYAGCSQEKSQPNSPFEGNLNSFLTSVVSSSSQVSYNSFAVGNGSSTSPEGTIYGLYQCRGDLKIFDCSKCIESAANQIGLVCPYSYGASLQLEGCYVRYEHVDFLGKLDTSLTHTKCSKSVSDDVEFFRRRDDVLADLQGAIGFRVSSSGLVQGFAQCAGDLNPTDCASCLADAVGKLKNVCGSAAAADVFLAQCYARYWASGYYNSASDSSNEDQAGKTVAIIVGVLAGVAVLIVLLSICRRTMG; encoded by the exons ATGTTGAGAAGGCTTCAGTTATACTCCACTCGCCAAACCGTCTTGGCTCTGaaactttcttctcttttctttctcttattttgtcTTAGTAGCCATGGATATCCCATCAACGTGTTCATCTATGCAGGCTGCTCTCAAGAAAAATCCCAACCCAATTCACCCTTTGAAGGAAACCTCAACTCTTTTCTAACATCGGTTGTTAGCTCGTCTTCTCAAGTGTCTTACAACAGCTTCGCTGTAGGAAATGGAAGTTCTACCTCCCCGGAAGGCACCATATATGGCTTATACCAGTGCAGGGGAGATTTGAAGATTTTTGACTGTTCGAAATGCATTGAAAGTGCAGCTAATCAAATAGGATTAGTCTGCCCATATTCTTATGGCGCTTCTTTGCAACTCGAGGGCTGCTACGTAAGATACGAGCATGTTGATTTCTTGGGGAAGCTTGACACAAGTCTTACGCATACTAAGTGCAGTAAAAGTGTAAGCGATGATGTTGAGTTCTTTAGGCGTAGAGATGATGTTCTTGCTGACTTGCAAGGGGCAATTGGCTTTCGAGTCAGCAGTTCAGGATTAGTACAAGGTTTTGCGCAGTGTGCGGGGGATTTGAACCCAACTGATTGCGCTTCTTGCCTTGCGGATGCTGTTGGAAAGTTGAAGAATGTATGTGGATCAGCTGCCGCAGCCGACGTGTTTTTGGCGCAGTGTTATGCTCGGTACTGGGCTTCTGGCTACTATAATTCTGCTTCAG ATTCCTCTAACGAGGATCAAGCGGGGAAAACAGTAGCAATTATTGTTGGGGTACTAGCAGGTGTAGCCGTTCTGATCGTTCTTCTCTCAATTTGCCGAAGAACAAtgg GTTAA
- the LOC121238585 gene encoding auxin-responsive protein SAUR36-like: protein MRKFRGFKLGKRLVQASKWIVHKSRIRPKYHRLNPPPPPATSNKPKLKHISKLITWGRRLTCGARTLCCSRPGSSYIPVGLDPVQEKEVTVPKGHLAVYVGQEDGDFRRVLVPVIYFNHPLFGELLREAEEEYGFQHEGGITIPCRMAEFERVQTRIAAGCGGARRLTWKRHH, encoded by the coding sequence ATGAGAAAGTTCAGAGGATTCAAGCTCGGGAAACGCCTGGTCCAGGCCTCTAAATGGATCGTTCACAAATCCCGGATCCGACCTAAATACCACCGTCTGAATCCGCCTCCTCCCCCAGCAACGTCGAATAAACCCAAACTGAAGCACAtctccaaacttatcacctgGGGCCGGCGGTTAACTTGCGGGGCGAGGACTCTGTGTTGTAGCAGACCCGGTTCGAGTTATATACCCGTAGGGCTTGACCCGGTCCAAGAGAAGGAGGTGACGGTGCCGAAGGGGCACCTGGCGGTCTACGTTGGCCAGGAAGACGGCGACTTTCGCAGGGTTTTAGTTCCTGTGATTTACTTCAACCATCCTCTGTTTGGTGAGCTTCTGAGGGAGGCCGAGGAGGAGTACGGATTTCAGCACGAGGGTGGGATTACGATCCCGTGCCGGATGGCGGAGTTCGAGAGGGTCCAGACTCGTATAGCCGCCGGCTGCGGTGGTGCCCGGCGGCTAACCTGGAAGCGCCACCATTGA